From Pseudorca crassidens isolate mPseCra1 chromosome 7, mPseCra1.hap1, whole genome shotgun sequence, a single genomic window includes:
- the IDNK gene encoding probable gluconokinase isoform X3, whose product MAAPNALLVMGVSGSGKSTVGTLLASQDRIPWLCNLHDILQRDVASGQPVILACSALKKVYRDILIQGKDGAPLKCDESGKEEKLAEVKLLVVHLTGSFEVISGRLLKRKGHFMSPELLQSQFDTLEPPSAPENFIPISVDKNLSEIIATIIETLK is encoded by the exons ATGGCGGCGCCCAATGCGCTGCTGGTGATGGGCGTGAGCGGCTCGGGGAA ATCCACCGTCGGCACCCTGCTGGCATCCCAG GACAGGATTCCATGGCTCTGCAACTTGCATGACATTTTACAAAG agatGTAGCCTCTGGACAGCCTGTAATTCTTGCCTGTTCAGCTCTGAAGAAAGTATACAGAGACATCTTAATACAAGGAAAAGATGGTGCACCTCTGAAGTGTGATGagtcaggaaaggaagaaaagctggCTGAAGTGAAGCTCCTTGTGGTCCATCTGACTGGGTCGTTCGAGGTCATCTCTGGACGCTTACTCAAAAGAAAAGGGCATTTTATGTCCCCTGAGTTATTGCAGTCCCAGTTTGATACTTTGGAGCCCCCATCAGCTCCAGAAAATTTCATTCCAATCAGTGTGGACAAAAATCTTTCAGAGATAATTGCTACAATTATAGAAACTCTAAAATGA
- the IDNK gene encoding probable gluconokinase isoform X1, whose amino-acid sequence MAAPNALLVMGVSGSGKSTVGTLLASQLGWKFYDADDYHPEENRMKMGKGIPLNDQDRIPWLCNLHDILQRDVASGQPVILACSALKKVYRDILIQGKDGAPLKCDESGKEEKLAEVKLLVVHLTGSFEVISGRLLKRKGHFMSPELLQSQFDTLEPPSAPENFIPISVDKNLSEIIATIIETLK is encoded by the exons ATGGCGGCGCCCAATGCGCTGCTGGTGATGGGCGTGAGCGGCTCGGGGAA ATCCACCGTCGGCACCCTGCTGGCATCCCAG CTAGGGTGGAAATTCTACGACGCAGATGACTATCACCCAGAGGAAAATCGGATGAAGATGGGAAAAGGGATACCTCTGAATGACCAG GACAGGATTCCATGGCTCTGCAACTTGCATGACATTTTACAAAG agatGTAGCCTCTGGACAGCCTGTAATTCTTGCCTGTTCAGCTCTGAAGAAAGTATACAGAGACATCTTAATACAAGGAAAAGATGGTGCACCTCTGAAGTGTGATGagtcaggaaaggaagaaaagctggCTGAAGTGAAGCTCCTTGTGGTCCATCTGACTGGGTCGTTCGAGGTCATCTCTGGACGCTTACTCAAAAGAAAAGGGCATTTTATGTCCCCTGAGTTATTGCAGTCCCAGTTTGATACTTTGGAGCCCCCATCAGCTCCAGAAAATTTCATTCCAATCAGTGTGGACAAAAATCTTTCAGAGATAATTGCTACAATTATAGAAACTCTAAAATGA
- the IDNK gene encoding probable gluconokinase isoform X2 has translation MSSPQIHRRHPAGIPGWKFYDADDYHPEENRMKMGKGIPLNDQDRIPWLCNLHDILQRDVASGQPVILACSALKKVYRDILIQGKDGAPLKCDESGKEEKLAEVKLLVVHLTGSFEVISGRLLKRKGHFMSPELLQSQFDTLEPPSAPENFIPISVDKNLSEIIATIIETLK, from the exons ATGTCCTCTCCACAGATCCACCGTCGGCACCCTGCTGGCATCCCAG GGTGGAAATTCTACGACGCAGATGACTATCACCCAGAGGAAAATCGGATGAAGATGGGAAAAGGGATACCTCTGAATGACCAG GACAGGATTCCATGGCTCTGCAACTTGCATGACATTTTACAAAG agatGTAGCCTCTGGACAGCCTGTAATTCTTGCCTGTTCAGCTCTGAAGAAAGTATACAGAGACATCTTAATACAAGGAAAAGATGGTGCACCTCTGAAGTGTGATGagtcaggaaaggaagaaaagctggCTGAAGTGAAGCTCCTTGTGGTCCATCTGACTGGGTCGTTCGAGGTCATCTCTGGACGCTTACTCAAAAGAAAAGGGCATTTTATGTCCCCTGAGTTATTGCAGTCCCAGTTTGATACTTTGGAGCCCCCATCAGCTCCAGAAAATTTCATTCCAATCAGTGTGGACAAAAATCTTTCAGAGATAATTGCTACAATTATAGAAACTCTAAAATGA
- the IDNK gene encoding probable gluconokinase isoform X5 yields MKMGKGIPLNDQDRIPWLCNLHDILQRDVASGQPVILACSALKKVYRDILIQGKDGAPLKCDESGKEEKLAEVKLLVVHLTGSFEVISGRLLKRKGHFMSPELLQSQFDTLEPPSAPENFIPISVDKNLSEIIATIIETLK; encoded by the exons ATGAAGATGGGAAAAGGGATACCTCTGAATGACCAG GACAGGATTCCATGGCTCTGCAACTTGCATGACATTTTACAAAG agatGTAGCCTCTGGACAGCCTGTAATTCTTGCCTGTTCAGCTCTGAAGAAAGTATACAGAGACATCTTAATACAAGGAAAAGATGGTGCACCTCTGAAGTGTGATGagtcaggaaaggaagaaaagctggCTGAAGTGAAGCTCCTTGTGGTCCATCTGACTGGGTCGTTCGAGGTCATCTCTGGACGCTTACTCAAAAGAAAAGGGCATTTTATGTCCCCTGAGTTATTGCAGTCCCAGTTTGATACTTTGGAGCCCCCATCAGCTCCAGAAAATTTCATTCCAATCAGTGTGGACAAAAATCTTTCAGAGATAATTGCTACAATTATAGAAACTCTAAAATGA
- the IDNK gene encoding probable gluconokinase isoform X4 — protein sequence MTRAHRSPHKAQSSLWSANLELDRIPWLCNLHDILQRDVASGQPVILACSALKKVYRDILIQGKDGAPLKCDESGKEEKLAEVKLLVVHLTGSFEVISGRLLKRKGHFMSPELLQSQFDTLEPPSAPENFIPISVDKNLSEIIATIIETLK from the exons ATGACCAG AGCACATAGGTCTCCTCATAAAGCACAGAGTTCTTTGTGGTCTGCAAATCTGGAGCTG GACAGGATTCCATGGCTCTGCAACTTGCATGACATTTTACAAAG agatGTAGCCTCTGGACAGCCTGTAATTCTTGCCTGTTCAGCTCTGAAGAAAGTATACAGAGACATCTTAATACAAGGAAAAGATGGTGCACCTCTGAAGTGTGATGagtcaggaaaggaagaaaagctggCTGAAGTGAAGCTCCTTGTGGTCCATCTGACTGGGTCGTTCGAGGTCATCTCTGGACGCTTACTCAAAAGAAAAGGGCATTTTATGTCCCCTGAGTTATTGCAGTCCCAGTTTGATACTTTGGAGCCCCCATCAGCTCCAGAAAATTTCATTCCAATCAGTGTGGACAAAAATCTTTCAGAGATAATTGCTACAATTATAGAAACTCTAAAATGA